One window of Psychrobacillus sp. FSL H8-0483 genomic DNA carries:
- a CDS encoding coenzyme F420-0:L-glutamate ligase, producing the protein MERVVGTVVRGLRCPIINQGDNIEEIVVDSVLKASETEGFNINDKDIITVTESIVARAQGNYATIDHIAKDVSSKFGDDTVGVIFPILSRNRFAICLRGIAKGSKKIVLMLSYPSDEVGNHLVDLDMLDEKGVNPWTDVLTEKQFRDHFGYNKHPFTGVDYIDYYKSLIEEYGVECEVIFSNNPKTILEYTKNVLTCDIHTRFRTKKILRANGGEKIFSLDNILSESIDGSGCNEAYGLLGSNKSTEDSVKLFPRNCQPIVDNIQQKMKEKTGKDVEVMIYGDGAFKDPVGKIWELADPVVSPAYTAGLDGTPNEIKLKYLADNNFADLRGEELQQAISQYITNKGSNLVGAMEAQGTTPRRLTDLIGSLSDLTSGSGDKGTPIVFIQGYFDNYTK; encoded by the coding sequence TTGGAAAGAGTAGTTGGAACAGTTGTTAGAGGTCTTCGATGCCCAATCATCAATCAAGGCGATAATATTGAGGAAATTGTTGTAGATAGCGTACTAAAAGCTTCTGAAACAGAAGGTTTTAACATTAACGATAAAGACATTATTACCGTTACAGAATCAATCGTTGCACGCGCTCAAGGGAACTATGCTACGATCGATCATATTGCTAAAGATGTTAGCTCAAAATTTGGAGATGATACAGTAGGAGTAATATTCCCTATCTTGAGTCGTAATCGTTTTGCAATCTGTCTACGAGGTATTGCGAAAGGATCTAAAAAAATTGTATTAATGCTTAGCTACCCATCTGATGAAGTTGGAAATCACTTAGTAGATTTAGATATGCTTGATGAAAAAGGTGTTAATCCTTGGACTGACGTTTTAACAGAAAAACAATTCCGTGACCATTTTGGATACAATAAGCATCCTTTTACCGGTGTTGATTATATTGATTATTATAAGTCTTTAATTGAAGAGTATGGTGTGGAATGTGAAGTTATCTTCTCTAATAATCCAAAGACCATTTTAGAATATACAAAAAATGTTCTTACTTGTGATATTCATACAAGATTTAGAACAAAGAAAATATTAAGAGCAAACGGCGGAGAAAAAATCTTTAGCCTGGATAACATATTATCAGAGTCTATTGATGGCAGTGGATGTAATGAAGCATATGGTTTGTTAGGTTCAAATAAATCAACAGAGGATTCTGTTAAGCTATTCCCACGTAATTGCCAGCCTATAGTTGATAACATTCAACAAAAGATGAAAGAAAAGACAGGCAAAGATGTGGAAGTTATGATATACGGAGATGGAGCATTCAAAGATCCAGTAGGTAAGATATGGGAACTTGCCGATCCAGTAGTATCTCCTGCTTACACAGCTGGCCTTGATGGAACACCTAACGAAATTAAACTAAAATATCTTGCGGATAATAATTTTGCTGATTTAAGAGGAGAAGAGCTTCAACAAGCTATCTCTCAATATATTACAAATAAAGGCTCAAATCTTGTAGGCGCGATGGAAGCACAAGGAACTACCCCTAGAAGACTTACTGATCTTATCGGTTCTCTATCCGATTTAACATCAGGAAGCGGCGATAAAGGAACACCTATTGTCTTCATCCAAGGTTATTTTGATAACTATACAAAGTAA
- a CDS encoding dihydroorotate dehydrogenase electron transfer subunit, whose protein sequence is MIRQEQMSVVKQKQIATNIFELTLIGQLVKDMKQPGQFVHLRVSDQMEPLLRRPISIASIDKETLEFTMIYRAEGRGTTLLSQKKQGDQVDVLGPLGNGFPIDKVEAGQKALLVGGGIGVPPLYELSKRLVEKGVQPIHVLGFQSEDVVFYEKQFQELGETYIVTADGSYGHKGFVTNVLETLADDFAVYYSCGPTPMLSALEKMYPEKEGYLSFEQRMGCGIGACFACVCETTEKTDADYVKVCSDGPVFQSGVIRV, encoded by the coding sequence ATGATTCGACAAGAGCAAATGAGCGTCGTAAAACAAAAACAAATTGCGACGAACATTTTTGAATTAACATTGATAGGGCAGCTCGTAAAAGACATGAAACAGCCAGGCCAATTTGTTCATTTACGTGTGTCTGACCAAATGGAACCACTCTTAAGAAGACCTATTAGTATTGCATCTATAGATAAAGAAACATTAGAATTCACAATGATTTACCGTGCAGAAGGAAGAGGAACAACGCTTCTTTCTCAAAAAAAACAAGGGGACCAAGTAGATGTACTTGGACCTCTTGGGAACGGTTTTCCAATCGATAAAGTGGAAGCAGGACAAAAAGCTTTACTAGTTGGTGGAGGAATTGGTGTACCTCCACTTTACGAACTTTCCAAAAGACTTGTGGAAAAAGGTGTACAGCCAATTCATGTACTTGGATTTCAGTCCGAAGATGTTGTTTTTTACGAAAAACAATTTCAAGAGCTAGGCGAAACGTATATCGTAACAGCAGACGGAAGCTATGGACATAAAGGTTTTGTCACGAATGTGCTAGAAACATTAGCGGATGATTTCGCAGTATATTATAGCTGTGGTCCAACACCGATGCTTTCTGCACTTGAAAAAATGTATCCTGAAAAAGAAGGATATTTATCGTTTGAACAACGAATGGGCTGTGGAATAGGTGCTTGCTTTGCGTGCGTATGTGAAACAACAGAAAAAACAGATGCTGATTATGTGAAAGTATGTTCAGATGGACCAGTGTTCCAGTCAGGAGTGATTCGAGTATGA
- a CDS encoding LysR family transcriptional regulator, whose translation MISKLDLYKVFCKVANSKSFSKAAKDLFMTQPAVSQAIMQLERELEIRLFNRTSRGVTLTNEGTLLFEYANSALNLILAGEEKILEHKNLTTGKLKIGVGDTISRYFLLPYLEAFHNEYPNIKFNIVNGTTLEICSILKSGGVDIAICNFPIEDPTLVVRPCIDIQDIFVCGEKYMNRLSKPTSLEELVELPLILLERKSNSRKYVENYIRTKGIAISPEFELGSHDLLLEFAKINLGIACVTKEFSQDYINKGLLYEVNLMENIPKRSIGVCYLKSVPLSPASTKFVEIIEER comes from the coding sequence ATGATAAGCAAATTAGACTTATATAAAGTATTTTGTAAGGTAGCGAATAGCAAAAGCTTTTCAAAGGCGGCAAAGGATCTATTCATGACACAACCAGCTGTTAGTCAAGCAATCATGCAATTAGAAAGAGAATTAGAAATACGTCTATTTAATAGAACATCGAGAGGGGTAACATTAACAAATGAAGGAACTCTACTCTTTGAATATGCCAATTCTGCGCTTAACCTTATTCTCGCTGGAGAAGAAAAAATATTAGAGCATAAGAATTTAACTACGGGGAAACTAAAGATAGGTGTAGGTGATACGATTTCAAGGTATTTTTTACTTCCGTATTTAGAAGCCTTTCACAATGAATATCCCAACATTAAATTTAACATTGTTAATGGTACAACATTAGAAATTTGTTCCATTTTAAAATCGGGAGGAGTCGATATTGCCATTTGTAACTTTCCGATTGAAGATCCTACTTTAGTGGTAAGACCGTGTATTGATATCCAGGACATTTTTGTTTGTGGGGAGAAATATATGAATAGGTTATCTAAACCAACAAGCCTAGAGGAGTTAGTGGAATTGCCTTTAATATTACTAGAACGAAAATCAAATTCCAGAAAGTATGTAGAAAATTATATCCGTACCAAAGGCATTGCGATTTCACCAGAATTTGAACTTGGCTCACATGATTTATTATTAGAATTTGCTAAAATAAATTTAGGAATAGCCTGTGTGACAAAAGAATTTTCACAGGACTATATAAATAAAGGCTTACTATACGAAGTAAATCTAATGGAAAATATACCGAAGCGAAGCATAGGAGTATGTTATTTAAAAAGTGTACCTCTATCACCAGCTTCCACAAAGTTTGTGGAGATAATAGAAGAAAGGTAA
- the pyrE gene encoding orotate phosphoribosyltransferase: MTLENKIAKALLQVGAVELKPNDLFTWASGIKSPIYCDNRITMSSPAIRKEIAKGLAEAIQQNFPGTEAVAGTATAGIPHAAWVSDVLELPMMYVRSKAKEHGRGNQIEGKVVAGQKVVVIEDLISTGGSSLVAVEALQKEGLEVLGVVSIFTYGLPKAEQAFKEAGISFVSLTNYDALTNAAREAGTIAETDLPMLSKWHADLKQGLLK, from the coding sequence ATGACTTTAGAAAATAAAATTGCAAAAGCATTGCTTCAAGTAGGAGCAGTGGAGTTAAAACCAAACGATCTTTTCACATGGGCTTCCGGAATTAAATCTCCAATCTATTGTGATAACCGAATTACGATGTCATCTCCTGCCATTCGCAAAGAAATTGCAAAAGGATTAGCAGAAGCAATCCAACAAAACTTTCCAGGAACAGAGGCAGTAGCAGGAACTGCAACTGCGGGTATACCACATGCTGCATGGGTAAGTGATGTACTAGAACTTCCAATGATGTATGTTCGTTCGAAAGCAAAAGAGCATGGTCGTGGCAATCAAATTGAAGGTAAAGTAGTTGCTGGACAAAAAGTAGTGGTTATTGAAGATTTAATCTCTACTGGAGGGAGCAGCTTAGTTGCAGTAGAAGCGCTTCAAAAAGAAGGTTTAGAAGTTCTTGGAGTTGTAAGTATTTTTACATACGGTTTACCAAAAGCGGAACAAGCATTTAAAGAAGCTGGAATCTCATTTGTGAGTTTAACTAATTATGACGCACTTACAAACGCTGCTCGTGAAGCGGGTACAATAGCAGAAACAGATTTACCAATGCTTTCAAAATGGCATGCTGATTTAAAACAAGGCTTACTAAAATAA
- a CDS encoding MarR family transcriptional regulator codes for MDKNALFNKCITFLTSVHQVTHELTQSAKSDSITPVQYKILEYITVSQPVTPSEISDCQHISMPNTSRELKKLIEKNLIEKLTDTEDRRKQFVCLSKEGEIMMNEAFASIELRFLNRIQNASKEDLQEIDRALDILQSKLFNAQ; via the coding sequence ATGGACAAAAATGCTCTTTTTAACAAATGTATTACATTTTTAACTTCTGTTCATCAGGTGACACACGAATTAACACAAAGCGCTAAATCAGATTCAATCACACCTGTTCAATATAAAATTCTTGAATATATAACTGTTAGCCAACCTGTTACTCCTAGTGAAATTAGTGATTGTCAACACATATCTATGCCAAATACAAGTCGTGAGTTAAAAAAATTAATTGAGAAAAATTTAATTGAAAAATTAACTGATACCGAAGATCGAAGAAAACAATTTGTTTGTCTTTCCAAAGAAGGAGAAATCATGATGAACGAAGCCTTTGCATCCATAGAATTACGTTTTCTAAATCGAATCCAAAATGCTTCAAAAGAAGATTTACAAGAAATTGATCGCGCTCTAGATATACTTCAGTCTAAACTATTTAATGCACAATGA
- a CDS encoding CotH kinase family protein: MSYQIPSYFLMIEEEDLNHLRKNLNSDESVPSKLKVEDIIQDIQIAYRGAYTRKFRKRSYVIDFDDPEKLFGVRKIHLNAEYRDPSLIRNKLSLDFFQDLGVLSPDSQHINFFRNDTFKGVYLQLESVDDLFLEKRGLPVGPIYYATNNDANFSFTRYEKPKESLMDGYFQASGEPSDDTFLHELITTINTTAQSNFFDEISQLLNMEKYLLWLVGAVCTMNNDGFTHNYALYRNSDTGLFEKLPWDYDATWGRKVSGGIMEHTYVPIEGKKGNHLLNLLFQIPEFRKRYKEMLEEILETKFTVKYLEDKVFSLHQIVRPHILLDPYKKKKIDIFDDEPELIFQFIRNRNEYIKEQLRNFD, encoded by the coding sequence ATGTCATATCAAATTCCATCTTATTTCTTAATGATCGAGGAAGAAGACCTAAATCATTTAAGAAAGAATTTAAATAGTGATGAATCTGTTCCAAGCAAATTAAAAGTAGAAGACATTATCCAGGATATTCAAATTGCCTATCGTGGTGCTTATACACGAAAGTTTCGAAAAAGATCCTATGTGATTGATTTTGATGATCCTGAAAAGTTATTTGGAGTTCGTAAGATTCATCTCAATGCGGAGTATAGAGACCCCTCACTTATTCGTAACAAACTTTCTCTTGACTTCTTTCAAGATCTCGGTGTTCTATCACCCGATAGTCAACATATAAATTTTTTCCGAAACGATACTTTCAAAGGTGTATATTTACAATTAGAGTCTGTAGATGATTTGTTTTTGGAAAAAAGGGGGCTTCCTGTTGGTCCCATTTATTATGCCACCAACAATGATGCAAACTTTTCTTTTACGAGATACGAGAAGCCAAAAGAATCGTTAATGGACGGCTATTTCCAAGCATCTGGAGAACCATCCGACGATACCTTTCTTCATGAATTGATTACTACCATTAATACTACCGCTCAATCTAATTTCTTTGATGAAATCTCCCAACTTCTTAATATGGAGAAATATTTGCTTTGGTTAGTTGGCGCAGTTTGTACAATGAATAATGATGGGTTTACTCACAACTATGCCCTGTATCGCAATAGTGATACTGGCTTATTCGAAAAGCTTCCTTGGGATTATGATGCAACTTGGGGAAGAAAAGTTAGTGGTGGTATCATGGAGCATACTTACGTCCCTATTGAAGGAAAAAAAGGAAATCACCTTTTAAATCTTCTCTTTCAAATTCCAGAATTCCGAAAGCGTTACAAAGAAATGTTGGAAGAAATCCTGGAAACCAAATTTACTGTAAAATATTTAGAGGATAAAGTATTTTCCCTACATCAAATAGTACGTCCTCACATTCTTCTCGATCCCTACAAAAAAAAGAAGATTGATATTTTTGATGATGAACCAGAATTAATCTTTCAATTCATTCGAAATCGCAATGAATATATAAAAGAGCAATTAAGGAATTTTGACTAA
- the pyrF gene encoding orotidine-5'-phosphate decarboxylase — MKNSPIIALDFASAEDAYQFLTPFEQSLFVKVGMELYLQEGPSIVYKLKEMGHDVFLDLKLHDIPNTVGQAMKGLARLGADLVNVHAAGGEAMMIAAREGLEAGTTAGNKRPSIIAVTQLTSTSEKQMQVEQLIQTTIDESVVHYAKLAKQASLDGVVCSVLEAKKIVEACGVEFLRVTPGIRLAEGEAHDQVRVATPANARILGSSHIVVGRAITKAENPVQAYDTILKMWEENA, encoded by the coding sequence ATGAAAAACAGTCCAATTATTGCATTAGACTTTGCTTCAGCAGAAGATGCATATCAATTTTTAACTCCTTTTGAGCAATCCCTATTTGTAAAAGTAGGAATGGAGCTTTATTTACAAGAAGGCCCTTCAATCGTATATAAGTTGAAAGAAATGGGACATGACGTATTTCTTGATTTAAAGCTTCATGATATTCCGAATACAGTTGGACAAGCAATGAAAGGGTTAGCTCGACTTGGAGCCGACTTAGTTAATGTTCATGCTGCTGGCGGTGAGGCTATGATGATTGCAGCGCGTGAAGGACTAGAAGCAGGAACAACTGCTGGGAATAAAAGACCTTCCATCATCGCAGTAACTCAGTTAACGTCAACTTCTGAAAAGCAAATGCAAGTAGAACAATTAATTCAAACGACGATTGATGAATCAGTCGTTCACTATGCAAAACTAGCAAAACAAGCAAGCTTAGACGGTGTAGTTTGTTCCGTTCTTGAAGCAAAAAAAATTGTAGAAGCATGTGGAGTTGAATTCTTACGTGTAACACCAGGAATTCGTTTAGCTGAAGGAGAAGCACATGATCAAGTACGTGTTGCTACTCCAGCAAATGCGAGAATCCTAGGCTCATCTCATATTGTTGTGGGACGTGCGATTACAAAAGCTGAAAACCCGGTACAAGCATATGACACTATATTAAAAATGTGGGAGGAAAACGCATGA
- a CDS encoding NAD(P)H-dependent oxidoreductase, giving the protein MNTLVIYTYPNHKSLNYAFLQKVIEGSNENPHIKELQVVDLYEEDFNPILVFNEHKRRRDMYREPKLEKYRKQITWADKIIFVYPIWWGRPPAMLLGYIDQLFAANFAYKDKKGLLPDGLLKGKSVVCISTMKGPTNYLFFWLNNAHKVLMKRALFSFVGIKKVKFFEFGNMENSKGKQTKKLDKVYRYFKEINC; this is encoded by the coding sequence ATGAATACGTTAGTCATTTACACTTATCCAAATCATAAAAGTTTAAATTATGCATTTTTACAAAAAGTAATTGAGGGAAGTAATGAAAACCCTCATATAAAGGAGTTACAGGTTGTAGATTTATATGAAGAGGACTTTAACCCGATTTTAGTATTTAATGAGCATAAACGAAGGCGTGACATGTATCGAGAACCAAAACTAGAAAAGTATAGAAAGCAAATTACTTGGGCTGATAAAATAATATTTGTTTATCCAATTTGGTGGGGAAGACCTCCCGCCATGCTATTGGGATACATTGATCAATTATTTGCAGCAAATTTTGCCTACAAGGATAAGAAAGGGTTATTGCCAGATGGTCTATTAAAAGGGAAGTCAGTTGTGTGTATTTCTACCATGAAGGGACCAACCAATTATCTGTTTTTCTGGTTAAATAATGCGCATAAAGTTTTAATGAAAAGAGCTTTATTTAGTTTTGTAGGAATTAAGAAAGTGAAGTTTTTTGAATTTGGTAATATGGAAAACTCCAAAGGGAAACAAACAAAAAAACTAGACAAAGTTTATCGATATTTTAAAGAAATAAACTGCTAA
- a CDS encoding dihydroorotate dehydrogenase — protein MNRLAVELPGLSLKNPIMPASGCFGFGKEYAQLYDLSKLGAIMIKATTPETRLGNPTPRVAETPAGMLNAIGLQNPGLTKVMENELPWLEQFDVPIIANVAGYITEDYVAVAEAISKAPNVHALELNISCPNVKQGGITFGTDPLVAEELTRAVKAVSSVPVYVKLSPNVTDVGEIARAVEAGGADGITMINTLLGMRLDTKTGRPVIANVTGGLSGPAIKPVALRMVYDVAKQVSIPIIGMGGISTMDDVIDFLSAGASAVAVGTANFVDPFVCPNLIDQLPEKLDELGFETITELVGRSHRL, from the coding sequence ATGAATAGATTAGCGGTCGAATTACCAGGCCTTTCATTGAAAAACCCGATTATGCCAGCTTCTGGTTGCTTTGGATTTGGGAAAGAATATGCCCAACTATATGATTTATCCAAGCTTGGCGCAATTATGATTAAAGCAACAACTCCTGAAACGAGACTTGGAAACCCAACTCCACGTGTAGCAGAAACGCCTGCTGGGATGTTAAATGCAATTGGATTACAAAATCCAGGCTTAACAAAAGTGATGGAAAATGAGCTTCCATGGCTCGAGCAATTTGATGTACCAATTATCGCAAATGTAGCGGGTTATATTACAGAAGATTATGTAGCTGTTGCAGAAGCTATTTCAAAAGCACCAAATGTACATGCACTAGAGTTGAATATCTCTTGTCCAAATGTGAAACAAGGTGGTATCACGTTTGGAACAGATCCCCTCGTAGCAGAAGAATTAACAAGAGCTGTGAAAGCAGTATCCTCTGTTCCTGTCTATGTAAAGTTATCTCCTAATGTGACAGATGTAGGAGAAATTGCAAGAGCAGTAGAAGCAGGTGGAGCAGACGGGATTACGATGATTAATACACTACTTGGTATGCGATTAGATACGAAAACTGGACGACCAGTTATCGCAAACGTAACTGGTGGATTATCAGGTCCAGCTATTAAACCAGTGGCACTGCGCATGGTGTATGATGTCGCGAAACAAGTGTCCATTCCGATTATCGGAATGGGTGGTATCTCTACAATGGATGATGTGATCGATTTCTTATCAGCAGGTGCAAGTGCAGTTGCAGTAGGAACGGCAAATTTTGTCGATCCATTTGTATGTCCAAACTTGATTGATCAACTTCCAGAAAAATTGGATGAACTAGGCTTTGAAACGATCACTGAATTAGTTGGAAGGAGTCATCGATTATGA
- a CDS encoding SET domain-containing protein, giving the protein MGPICIKETGKYGRGLFATRDIKKDELIEVSPVIISPKKEWKYLKKTILFNYCFYWGKRNDTAIALGYGALFNHSYSPNVNFDNNKDNLSIDFYAIEDILAGEELTINYNGDPKDRSELWFKVME; this is encoded by the coding sequence TTGGGTCCCATATGTATTAAAGAAACTGGTAAGTATGGTAGAGGGTTATTTGCTACACGAGATATTAAAAAGGATGAACTGATTGAGGTGTCACCTGTAATAATATCACCTAAAAAAGAATGGAAGTATTTGAAAAAGACTATACTTTTTAATTACTGCTTTTATTGGGGGAAACGTAACGATACAGCCATCGCACTTGGATATGGAGCCCTATTTAATCATTCCTACTCTCCTAATGTAAATTTTGATAATAATAAAGATAATTTATCAATCGACTTTTATGCAATTGAAGATATATTGGCAGGTGAAGAATTAACAATAAATTATAATGGTGACCCCAAAGATAGGTCAGAATTATGGTTTAAAGTAATGGAGTAA
- a CDS encoding polysaccharide deacetylase family protein translates to MSVYLVKILELLSLDIEINQSVLRVRLSTEHDVELLWEIDQYTAEHLKELTVLGEQYKYRLSFHSSWDSNKNHYISFLTKTYKDQSEKIYFPCSEAYVNGLKAIKYNEHITQISIVTPLSETPSSIDLLETEVVAPKKFNRKFAWISLALMCVLTIISIDNSFLHKVEIKGITNVKSESIRKENIINVEETETIKSSSVEKTKPSNKSTTSVNESAIPIEELNEVINFNIQEGNVALTFDDGPSKFTKEITDILKTYEVGGTFFFIGNNVEKHPDSVQYVQANGYSIGNHSMSHPNFAKLPSVKQEYEILHTNRLIEELIQEKITLFRPPYGIKNETTIDLMNLTNSKMVLWNSDTEDWKSNNANEIFKKVVNTKASGSIILLHESQAVIDALPRIIEYLQGQDLNIVSLN, encoded by the coding sequence ATGTCAGTCTATTTAGTAAAAATACTTGAATTATTATCACTCGATATAGAAATTAATCAATCTGTTTTGAGAGTAAGATTATCAACTGAGCACGATGTGGAACTACTTTGGGAAATCGACCAATATACAGCGGAGCATCTAAAGGAATTAACTGTACTAGGTGAACAATACAAGTACAGATTATCTTTCCATAGTTCATGGGATTCCAATAAAAATCACTATATAAGCTTCTTAACGAAAACTTATAAAGATCAAAGTGAAAAAATTTATTTCCCTTGCTCCGAAGCTTACGTCAATGGATTAAAAGCTATTAAATACAACGAACACATTACTCAGATTAGTATTGTAACACCTTTATCTGAGACCCCTTCATCAATTGATTTATTGGAAACAGAAGTAGTAGCTCCTAAAAAGTTTAACAGGAAGTTTGCTTGGATATCTCTAGCACTAATGTGTGTACTGACAATCATTAGTATAGACAACAGTTTTTTACATAAGGTAGAAATAAAAGGAATTACAAATGTAAAGTCAGAAAGTATACGTAAAGAGAACATTATAAATGTAGAAGAGACAGAAACTATAAAATCAAGTAGTGTTGAGAAAACCAAGCCTTCTAATAAATCAACTACTTCAGTAAATGAATCTGCAATTCCAATAGAAGAATTAAACGAGGTAATTAACTTTAATATCCAGGAAGGTAATGTAGCACTTACATTCGATGACGGGCCGTCCAAATTCACAAAAGAAATCACGGATATATTAAAGACATATGAAGTCGGTGGCACATTCTTTTTTATCGGAAATAATGTAGAAAAGCATCCTGATTCCGTTCAGTATGTACAAGCTAATGGTTACTCAATTGGCAACCATTCAATGAGCCACCCTAATTTTGCAAAATTACCTTCCGTTAAACAAGAGTACGAAATCTTACATACAAATCGCTTAATTGAAGAATTAATTCAGGAGAAAATTACTCTCTTTAGACCTCCTTATGGTATCAAAAATGAAACAACAATAGATTTAATGAATTTAACAAATAGTAAGATGGTTCTTTGGAATTCGGATACCGAAGATTGGAAAAGTAATAATGCGAATGAAATTTTTAAGAAAGTTGTTAATACTAAAGCATCTGGATCTATTATCTTACTACATGAATCACAAGCTGTAATAGACGCATTACCAAGAATTATTGAATATTTGCAAGGACAAGATTTGAATATTGTGAGTTTAAACTAA
- the hprK gene encoding HPr(Ser) kinase/phosphatase yields the protein MKTITVEDIVRKYSFEVLTGHDQLHRLLKQSKVRRPGLEFMDKFDFIATEHVQILGKNEINYLHTLTDEECKLRIGNIVQYDPPCIIITSDQEEPLGLIHYCVGKEIPVLRTHDSTSEVSAKLDAFVVKAMAPEIAIHGVCVNVSGIGILLRGKSGVGKSETAHTLIGRGHRLVADDVIVLKKLSPQTLLGSHNEKNKEFLALRSIGLLNVVRLYGRAAFQEETRIALDIELTKWEQNTLNNDLELQTKFTEYMGVQIPHIQIQLQPGRDVAGLIEAAANNWYLKQQGYSAAEEFVKRLEEDFE from the coding sequence ATGAAAACAATAACAGTAGAAGATATTGTTCGGAAATATTCCTTTGAAGTGTTAACGGGTCACGATCAATTGCATCGGCTGTTAAAACAATCGAAAGTACGACGTCCAGGTCTTGAGTTTATGGATAAATTCGATTTCATTGCTACTGAGCATGTCCAAATTTTAGGGAAGAATGAAATAAATTATTTACATACACTGACAGATGAAGAATGTAAACTACGCATTGGAAATATCGTTCAATACGATCCTCCGTGCATTATCATTACATCCGATCAAGAAGAACCGCTGGGATTAATTCATTACTGTGTGGGAAAGGAAATACCAGTTTTACGTACACATGACTCGACGAGTGAGGTAAGTGCGAAACTGGACGCATTTGTCGTGAAAGCAATGGCACCGGAAATTGCAATTCACGGTGTATGTGTGAATGTCTCCGGAATTGGTATTCTATTACGAGGCAAGTCGGGTGTTGGAAAAAGTGAAACAGCCCACACATTGATAGGACGTGGCCATAGACTAGTGGCAGATGATGTAATCGTGTTGAAGAAGTTAAGTCCACAAACCCTTCTTGGATCACATAATGAAAAGAACAAGGAATTTCTGGCGTTAAGAAGTATCGGATTATTGAATGTCGTACGTCTTTATGGAAGAGCAGCATTTCAGGAAGAAACACGAATAGCACTTGATATCGAATTGACCAAGTGGGAGCAAAATACCCTGAATAACGACTTGGAGTTGCAAACGAAATTTACCGAATATATGGGTGTTCAAATTCCGCATATTCAAATTCAACTACAACCAGGTCGTGATGTTGCTGGTTTAATAGAAGCAGCGGCTAATAATTGGTATTTAAAACAACAAGGTTATAGTGCTGCAGAGGAATTTGTGAAACGACTCGAGGAAGACTTCGAATAG